Proteins encoded in a region of the Vitis riparia cultivar Riparia Gloire de Montpellier isolate 1030 chromosome 7, EGFV_Vit.rip_1.0, whole genome shotgun sequence genome:
- the LOC117918737 gene encoding proline--tRNA ligase, cytoplasmic, translated as MASGEGKKSGEGKKPNANAKGGGKKKEVKKETGLGLSYKKEENFGEWYSEVCVNGEMIEYYDISGCYILRPWTMAVWETMQTFFDAEIKKMKIKNCYFPLFVSPGVLQKEKDHIEGFAPEVAWVTKSGQSDLEVPIAIRPTSETVMYPYYSKWIRGHRDLPLRLNQWCNVVRWEFSHPTPFIRSREFLWQEGHTAFATKEEADKEVLEILELYRRIYEEYLAIPVIKGKKSELEKFAGGFYTTSVEAFIPNTGRGIQGATSHCLGQNFAKMFDITFENEKGEKAMVWQNSWAYSTRTIGVMVMVHGDDKGLVMPPKVASVQIIVVPVPFKDADTQAIFDACDATVNTLNEAGFRAEADLRDNYSPGWKYSHWEMKGVPLRIEIGPKDLANKQARAVRRDNSAKIDIPMVNLVEQVKDMLDNIQQNLFDVAKQKRDACIKTVRTWDEFIEALGQKKMILAPWCDEMEVEKDVKARTKGETGAAKTLCAPFDQPDLEGVNCFVTGKPAKKWSYWGRSY; from the exons GTTTGCGTCAATGGTGAAATGATTGAGTACTATGATATATCAGGCTGTTACATTCTGAGGCCATGGACTATGGCAGTCTGGGAGACGATGCAA ACTTTCTTTGATGCGGAGATTAAGAAGATGAAAATCAAGAATTGCTACTTCCCTCTCTTTGTATCACCTGGTGTTTTACAAAAGGAGAAGGATCACATTGAGGGTTTCGCTCCAGAG GTTGCTTGGGTAACAAAATCTGGACAATCAGATTTGGAAGTGCCTATTGCTATTCGTCCAACAAGTGAGACTGTCATGTATCCCTATTATTCCAAGTGGATAAGGGGACACCGGGACTTGCCTTTGAGACTTAACCAATGGTGCAATGTTGTTCGATGGGAGTTCAGCCATCCTACCCCATTTATAAG GAGTCGGGAATTTCTTTGGCAGGAGGGGCATACTGCTTTTGCTACGAAGGAAGAGGCAGATAAAGAG GTCCTTGAAATATTGGAACTGTATAGACGTATATATGAAGAGTACTTGGCGATTCCTGTTATAAAGGGTAAGAAGAGTGAACTGGAGAAGTTTGCTGGTGGATTTTACACAACAAGTGTTGAG GCCTTTATTCCAAACACTGGTCGTGGTATACAGGGTGCGACTTCACATTGTTTAGGtcaaaattttgcaaaaatgTTTGATATAACCTTTGAAAATGAGAAGGGAGAAAAGGCTATGGTCTGGCAGAATTCCTGGGCCTACAGTACCAGAACG ATTGGGGTGATGGTAATGGTTCATGGGGATGACAAAGGCTTAGTGATGCCACCTAAAGTAGCATCTGTCCAAATTATTGTGGTTCCTGTGCCTTTTAAAGATGCTGATACTCAAGCAATCTTTGATGCCTGTGATGCCACTGTGAATACCTTGAATGAAGCAGGTTTTCGTGCCGAGGCAGATCTTAGAGATAACTATTCACCAGGTTGGAAGTATTCACATTGGGAAATGAAGGGTGTTCCTCTTAGAATTGAGATTGGGCCAAAAGACTTAGCTAACAAGCAG GCGCGTGCTGTTCGCCGTGACAATTCAGCTAAAATCGATATTCCTATGGTCAATTTGGTTGAACAAGTAAAAGACATGCTGGATAATATTCAACAAAACCTGTTTGATGTTGCAAAACAAAAACGAGATGCTTGTATTAAGACTGTGAGAACATGGGACGAATTCATAGAAGCGCTTGGCCAGAAGAAAATGATCCTTGCTCCTTGGTGTGATGAGATG GAAGTGGAAAAAGATGTGAAAGCAAGGACAAAGGGCGAGACAGGAGCAGCTAAAACTCTTTGTGCTCCTTTTGATCAGCCAGACCTTGAAG GTGTTAATTGCTTTGTGACAGGAAAGCCTGCAAAGAAGTGGAGTTACTGGGGCAGGAGCTACTAG